A section of the Chryseobacterium scophthalmum genome encodes:
- a CDS encoding 3-oxoacyl-ACP synthase III family protein → MKSKIIGVGNYIPSETITNLFFDKHIFLNEQGENLKEENSVITSKLKKITGIEERRYASNDQVTSDLGFIAAKNAIENSKIDPETLDYIIFAHNFGDIKSGTIQSDAVPSLASRVKHLLQIKNNFCVGYDLLFGCPGWIEGVIQANAFIKSGIAKRCLVIGAETLSRVTDPHDRDSMIYADGAGAVILEANEDDDDSGIKSHVSASFTLKEKDFLNFGKSYNNDNCQDTRYIKMDGRKIYEFALVNVPEAMKKCLDQSGYSIDQLDKIIIHQANEKMDEAIVNRFYQLYDTPPPADIMPMVISKLGNSSVATIPSLLTMILNNELPSHTIKKDDIVLFASVGAGMNINAFVYKF, encoded by the coding sequence ATGAAAAGTAAAATAATAGGTGTAGGAAACTACATACCATCAGAAACCATTACCAATCTGTTTTTCGATAAGCATATTTTCCTTAATGAACAGGGCGAAAATTTAAAGGAAGAAAATTCCGTAATTACCAGTAAATTAAAAAAAATTACGGGTATTGAGGAAAGAAGATATGCAAGCAATGATCAGGTAACTTCTGATTTAGGATTTATTGCGGCTAAGAATGCAATAGAAAACTCAAAAATAGATCCTGAAACTTTAGATTATATTATTTTCGCTCATAATTTTGGCGATATAAAATCTGGTACCATACAGTCAGATGCTGTACCTAGTCTTGCTTCTAGAGTAAAACATTTATTGCAGATCAAAAATAATTTCTGTGTTGGTTACGATTTATTGTTTGGATGTCCGGGATGGATTGAAGGAGTGATTCAGGCTAATGCATTCATCAAATCTGGTATTGCCAAAAGATGCTTGGTTATTGGAGCAGAAACACTTTCACGTGTTACAGATCCTCACGACAGAGACAGCATGATTTATGCAGACGGAGCAGGAGCGGTAATTTTGGAAGCCAATGAAGATGATGACGATTCGGGGATAAAATCTCATGTATCAGCTTCTTTCACACTAAAAGAGAAAGATTTTCTGAACTTCGGTAAATCTTACAACAACGATAATTGTCAGGATACTCGATACATCAAAATGGATGGCAGAAAAATCTACGAATTTGCCCTTGTGAATGTTCCAGAAGCAATGAAAAAATGTCTCGATCAAAGTGGTTATTCAATAGATCAGCTAGATAAAATAATTATTCATCAGGCAAACGAAAAGATGGATGAGGCAATTGTCAACCGATTCTATCAGTTATACGACACTCCTCCTCCAGCAGATATTATGCCGATGGTAATCAGTAAGCTCGGAAACAGCAGTGTTGCAACAATACCTTCACTATTAACTATGATTTTAAATAACGAGTTGCCTTCACATACCATCAAAAAAGATGACATCGTTTTATTTGCATCGGTGGGTGCAGGAATGAATATTAACGCATTTGTTTATAAGTTTTAA
- a CDS encoding glycoside hydrolase family 28 protein, translated as MKKYVLLLFVLLLSVQTSAQYKPWTSAKQPLKEIKALKKQIKKPEFRKVDYLITDYGAVGDGKTKNTEAFKKAIEKCSAEGGGRVVVPNGIFLTGAIYLESNVNLHLSDGSTILFSQDSNDYPIVFTRWEGMECMNYSSLIYAYEEENIAVTGKGTLDGNSDNDNWWFWCGATKYGYNTSRPGRQNPARAKLHEYMAQRKPARERIFGDGYYLRPNFVQPYKSKNFYMADVLVKNSPMWNLNPVLCENVLIERVKVISHGPNNDGFDPEACKNVWIKDSYFDTGDDCIAIKSGRDEDGRDIGRPAENHIIENCEMKDGHGGVVIGSEIAGGAKNIYAIGNVMDSKNLDRALRIKTSSSRGGIIENVFFYNTKVGAYKEAAVRFNMHYEKPGNHIPTIRNIWVENLTVDKGGKYAVFSDAYESSPVTDFTMINAKMVGVQIPYKVDYLKNVTLKNVTVNGQPLTELKP; from the coding sequence ATGAAAAAATATGTTTTACTCCTTTTTGTACTCCTATTATCGGTTCAAACTTCAGCTCAGTATAAACCTTGGACTTCTGCAAAACAGCCTTTAAAAGAAATTAAAGCTTTAAAAAAGCAAATCAAAAAACCGGAGTTCAGAAAAGTTGATTACCTGATTACCGATTACGGAGCAGTTGGCGATGGAAAAACAAAAAATACAGAAGCTTTCAAAAAAGCGATTGAGAAATGCAGTGCAGAAGGTGGCGGAAGAGTTGTTGTTCCAAACGGAATTTTCTTAACAGGAGCCATTTATTTAGAATCTAATGTAAATTTACATTTAAGCGACGGTTCTACGATTTTATTCAGTCAGGACAGCAACGACTATCCTATCGTTTTCACACGTTGGGAAGGAATGGAATGTATGAATTATTCATCTTTAATTTATGCTTATGAAGAAGAAAATATCGCCGTTACTGGAAAAGGTACTTTAGACGGAAATTCGGATAATGACAACTGGTGGTTTTGGTGCGGTGCAACAAAATATGGTTACAACACTTCTCGTCCGGGAAGACAAAACCCAGCTCGAGCAAAACTTCACGAATATATGGCACAAAGAAAACCTGCAAGAGAAAGGATTTTCGGGGACGGTTATTATTTAAGACCAAACTTTGTTCAGCCTTACAAGTCTAAAAACTTTTATATGGCGGATGTTTTGGTGAAAAACTCTCCAATGTGGAATCTGAATCCTGTTTTGTGTGAAAATGTTTTAATTGAAAGAGTAAAAGTAATCAGTCATGGACCAAATAACGACGGTTTCGACCCGGAAGCGTGTAAAAATGTCTGGATTAAAGATTCTTATTTCGATACAGGAGACGATTGTATTGCCATTAAATCAGGAAGAGACGAAGATGGAAGAGATATTGGTAGACCAGCTGAAAATCACATCATCGAAAACTGCGAAATGAAAGACGGTCACGGTGGTGTCGTTATCGGAAGTGAAATTGCAGGTGGCGCAAAAAATATTTATGCTATTGGAAATGTAATGGACAGTAAAAATCTTGACCGTGCTTTAAGAATTAAAACCAGCTCAAGCCGAGGCGGAATCATCGAAAACGTATTTTTCTACAACACAAAAGTGGGTGCTTACAAAGAAGCAGCTGTTCGTTTCAATATGCATTATGAAAAACCAGGAAATCATATTCCGACCATCAGAAATATCTGGGTTGAAAATTTAACCGTTGATAAAGGCGGAAAATATGCCGTATTTTCTGATGCTTACGAATCTTCTCCTGTAACAGATTTCACAATGATTAATGCAAAAATGGTTGGCGTTCAGATTCCCTATAAAGTAGATTATCTGAAAAACGTGACATTGAAAAATGTAACCGTTAACGGACAGCCTTTAACCGAGCTAAAACCATAA